The following coding sequences lie in one Plasmodium berghei ANKA genome assembly, chromosome: 7 genomic window:
- a CDS encoding U6 snRNA-associated Sm-like protein LSm3, putative codes for MEKIALIQSPLDYIRLNMEEEIFLKCKGDRELTGTLDAYDNHLNMILSNAKEKYKQVTIENNEECIKQIERNLDMVFVRGDSIILVSSAAK; via the exons atggaGAAAATAGCTTTAATACAAA GTCCCCTAGATTATATTCGATTAAATATGGAGGAAGaaatatttcttaaatGCAAAGGAGATAGAGAATTAACTGGAACTTTGGAC GCTTATGATAACCACTTAAATATGATTTTATCAAATgctaaagaaaaatataaacaagttactattgaaaataatgaagaatGTATAAAG CAAATTGAAAGAAATTTAGATATGGTTTTTGTTCGAGGGGATTCAATAATTTTAGTATCATCCGCTgcaaaatga